In Passer domesticus isolate bPasDom1 chromosome 1, bPasDom1.hap1, whole genome shotgun sequence, one DNA window encodes the following:
- the RPP38 gene encoding ribonuclease P protein subunit p38 isoform X1: protein MAEGDETQNDLRISVIQQGTATLRKAKKTTVKTCLDNPFVFQWKTIDGEDMHFILETLEERIKHIGLKKIESPRKKKRSLTKKQTEGKCDAGTNDFPKEEAESHQQKPGWTDISIRRQLAIGVNEVTKALEKNELLLLLVCKSAKPAMITSHLIELSASRATPAGQVPRLSDTVAPLLGLTSILALGFKKHSDKFTEAIAAIIPKIPALEVPWFQYRTEEPVAYADTDSSDNLEPEELAEVLEDKLTSQKRKHKESNQPDLSNVILQPLKIKKLVPNPNKIKKPPRKKKKAFSA, encoded by the exons ATGGCTGAG GGTGACGAAACACAAAATGACCTCAGGATTTCTGTAATTCAGCAAGGGACGGCAACACTTCggaaagcaaagaaaaccaCTGTAAAAACATGTCTAGATAACCCTTTTGTTTTCCAGTGGAAAACCATAGATGGAGAAGATATGCATTTTATACTAGAGACCTTAGAAGAAAGGATTAAACACATTGGACTTAAAAAGATTGAGAgtccaagaaagaaaaaacgtTCCCttacaaaaaaacaaacagaaggaaAGTGTGATGCTGGCACCAATGATTTCCCTAAAGAGGAAGCAGAAAGCCACCAACAAAAACCAGGATGGACTGACATAAGTATCAGAAGACAGCTTGCTATTGGAGTTAATGAAGTTACAAAAGCATTGGAAAAAAATGAACTTCTTCTCTTGCTGGTGTGCAAGTCTGCCAAACCCGCCATGATCACGTCGCACCTGATCGAGCTGAGCGCGAGCCGCGCCACGCCGGCAGGGCAGGTGCCGCGGCTCAGCGACACCGTCGCGCCCCTCCTCGGCCTGACGTCCATCTTAGCACTCGGCTTCAAAAAGCACTCTGACAAATTCACTGAGGCAATAGCAGCCATAATTCCAAAGATACCGGCCTTGGAAGTGCCCTGGTTCCAGTACAGAACTGAAGAACCCGTGGCTTATGCAGATACAGATTCTTCAGACAATCTGGAACCTGAAGAGCTTGCAGAGGTGCTGGAGGATAAGCTCACAAGTCAGAAGCGGAAGCATAAGGAAAGCAATCAGCCTGATCTTTCAAATGTAATTTTGCAGCCTTTGAAAATCAAGAAACTTGTCCCAAATCCCAATAAGATAAAGAAACCACCTCGCAAAAAGAAAAAGGCCTTTTCAGCATAA
- the RPP38 gene encoding ribonuclease P protein subunit p38 isoform X2 has protein sequence MHFILETLEERIKHIGLKKIESPRKKKRSLTKKQTEGKCDAGTNDFPKEEAESHQQKPGWTDISIRRQLAIGVNEVTKALEKNELLLLLVCKSAKPAMITSHLIELSASRATPAGQVPRLSDTVAPLLGLTSILALGFKKHSDKFTEAIAAIIPKIPALEVPWFQYRTEEPVAYADTDSSDNLEPEELAEVLEDKLTSQKRKHKESNQPDLSNVILQPLKIKKLVPNPNKIKKPPRKKKKAFSA, from the coding sequence ATGCATTTTATACTAGAGACCTTAGAAGAAAGGATTAAACACATTGGACTTAAAAAGATTGAGAgtccaagaaagaaaaaacgtTCCCttacaaaaaaacaaacagaaggaaAGTGTGATGCTGGCACCAATGATTTCCCTAAAGAGGAAGCAGAAAGCCACCAACAAAAACCAGGATGGACTGACATAAGTATCAGAAGACAGCTTGCTATTGGAGTTAATGAAGTTACAAAAGCATTGGAAAAAAATGAACTTCTTCTCTTGCTGGTGTGCAAGTCTGCCAAACCCGCCATGATCACGTCGCACCTGATCGAGCTGAGCGCGAGCCGCGCCACGCCGGCAGGGCAGGTGCCGCGGCTCAGCGACACCGTCGCGCCCCTCCTCGGCCTGACGTCCATCTTAGCACTCGGCTTCAAAAAGCACTCTGACAAATTCACTGAGGCAATAGCAGCCATAATTCCAAAGATACCGGCCTTGGAAGTGCCCTGGTTCCAGTACAGAACTGAAGAACCCGTGGCTTATGCAGATACAGATTCTTCAGACAATCTGGAACCTGAAGAGCTTGCAGAGGTGCTGGAGGATAAGCTCACAAGTCAGAAGCGGAAGCATAAGGAAAGCAATCAGCCTGATCTTTCAAATGTAATTTTGCAGCCTTTGAAAATCAAGAAACTTGTCCCAAATCCCAATAAGATAAAGAAACCACCTCGCAAAAAGAAAAAGGCCTTTTCAGCATAA
- the OLAH gene encoding S-acyl fatty acid synthase thioesterase, medium chain isoform X1, which produces MEKLVACVQKKPDALCRLICFPWAGSGTSQLAQWGRLFNDSIEVFCIRLPGRETRLGEPFAKDMTSVVNEITSVLLKELKEKPFAFFGHSFGTYTSFAVALHLKEKYGLEPVHLFMSAAHSPNSAAYLAVQSIVLPDGSNDLLAIMEILGGNFELPLDKDIWRDTALTFKEDARLFQTFSFEKTEMNTPFSCDITYFCGSDDKIYDAKGWREFTSGDTSFYELPGDHLYLLKPSNESFLIKHITRSIENVL; this is translated from the exons atggaaaagctgGTTGCTTGTGTACAAAAAAAGCCAGATGCTCTTTGTAGACTGATTTGCTTTCCATGGGCTGGAAGTGGAACTTCACAACTTGCTCAATGGGGCAGACTCTTCAACGACTCAATTGAAG TGTTCTGTATAAGGCTTCCTGGAAGAGAAACTCGTCTTGGGGAGCCTTTTGCAAAAGACATGACAAGTGTAGTTAATGAAATTACAAGTGTTTTGTTAAAAGAATTGAAAGAAAAACCATTTGCATTTTTTGGTCACAg TTTTGGAACTTACACGAGTTTTGCCGTTGCACTTCATTTGAAAGAAAAGTACGGACTGGAGCCAGTCCATCTTTTCATGTCAGCAGCACATTCCCCAAAT TCTGCAGCATATCTTGCCGTCCAAAGCATAGTCCTACCTGATGGAAGCAATGATCTTCTTGCAATTATGGAGATTCTAGGAGGAAATTTTGAGCTCCCACTTGATAAAGACATTTGGAGAGATACGGCGCTTACTTTCAAAGAAGACGCTAGACTTTTTCAGACATTTTC ATTTGAGAAGACAGAAATGAATACCCCCTTCTCTTGTGATATTACCTACTTTTGTGGGTCTGATGATAAAATATATGATGCAAAAG GTTGGCGAGAATTCACGAGTGGTGATACTTCCTTTTATGAGCTTCCTGGAGATCACCTTTATCTGCTGAAACCATCTAATGAAAGCTTCTTGATAAAACACATCACAAGAAGCATAGAAAATGTTCTATGA
- the ACBD7 gene encoding acyl-CoA-binding domain-containing protein 7, giving the protein MTLQADFDGAAEDVKKLKTRPTDEELKELYGFYKQATVGDINIECPGMLDLKGKAKWEAWNLKKGLSKEDAMNAYISKARAMVEKYGI; this is encoded by the exons ATGACCCTTCAG GCTGACTTTGATGGTGCTGCAGAAGatgtaaagaaattaaaaacacGACCAACTGATGAAGAACTGAAGGAACTATATGGATTCTACAAACAGGCTACTGTTGGAGATATTAATATTG AATGTCCAGGAATGCTAGATTTGAAAGGCAAAGCCAAATGGGAGGCTTGGAACCTGAAAAAAG GTTTATCAAAGGAGGATGCCATGAATGCCTATATCTCTAAAGCAAGAGCAATGGTAGAAAAATATGGGATCTAG
- the OLAH gene encoding S-acyl fatty acid synthase thioesterase, medium chain isoform X2 codes for MFCIRLPGRETRLGEPFAKDMTSVVNEITSVLLKELKEKPFAFFGHSFGTYTSFAVALHLKEKYGLEPVHLFMSAAHSPNSAAYLAVQSIVLPDGSNDLLAIMEILGGNFELPLDKDIWRDTALTFKEDARLFQTFSFEKTEMNTPFSCDITYFCGSDDKIYDAKGWREFTSGDTSFYELPGDHLYLLKPSNESFLIKHITRSIENVL; via the exons A TGTTCTGTATAAGGCTTCCTGGAAGAGAAACTCGTCTTGGGGAGCCTTTTGCAAAAGACATGACAAGTGTAGTTAATGAAATTACAAGTGTTTTGTTAAAAGAATTGAAAGAAAAACCATTTGCATTTTTTGGTCACAg TTTTGGAACTTACACGAGTTTTGCCGTTGCACTTCATTTGAAAGAAAAGTACGGACTGGAGCCAGTCCATCTTTTCATGTCAGCAGCACATTCCCCAAAT TCTGCAGCATATCTTGCCGTCCAAAGCATAGTCCTACCTGATGGAAGCAATGATCTTCTTGCAATTATGGAGATTCTAGGAGGAAATTTTGAGCTCCCACTTGATAAAGACATTTGGAGAGATACGGCGCTTACTTTCAAAGAAGACGCTAGACTTTTTCAGACATTTTC ATTTGAGAAGACAGAAATGAATACCCCCTTCTCTTGTGATATTACCTACTTTTGTGGGTCTGATGATAAAATATATGATGCAAAAG GTTGGCGAGAATTCACGAGTGGTGATACTTCCTTTTATGAGCTTCCTGGAGATCACCTTTATCTGCTGAAACCATCTAATGAAAGCTTCTTGATAAAACACATCACAAGAAGCATAGAAAATGTTCTATGA